One Capsicum annuum cultivar UCD-10X-F1 chromosome 2, UCD10Xv1.1, whole genome shotgun sequence genomic window carries:
- the LOC107857786 gene encoding uncharacterized protein LOC107857786 — protein sequence MGLEEEVKVRFWENLYEVVRSVPSLKKTVISGDFNGHIGVLPGGYDDVHRGFGFVDKNGEGATMLDFSRAFGLVVVNSSFLKGDHLITFQSTLAKTQIEFLPLRKGDRVLCKDCKVIPNELLLTQHRFLVLDLIIKKSKKCKVEKSLT from the coding sequence ATGGGCTTGGAAGAGGAGGTAAAAGTGAGATTTTGGGAGAATTTATATGAGGTGGTGAGAAGCGTTCCTAGCTTGAAGAAGACTGTCATAtcaggggacttcaatgggcacattggggttTTACCAGGAGGTTATGACGATGTTCATAGAGGTTTTGGTTTTGTTGATAAAAATGGTGAGGGAGCTACTAtgttggatttttctagggcctTTGGGCTTGTGGtagtgaattcgagctttttGAAGGgggatcacctgattaccttccAAAGCACGTTAGCCAAAACTCAGATTGAATTTCTACCGCtcaggaaaggggatagggtttTATGTAAGGATTGTAAAGTCATTCCGAATGAGCTTCTTTTGACCCAGCATAGGTTTTTGGTATTGGACTTGATTATCAAAAAGAGCAAGAAATGTAAGGTTGAAAAGTCGTTGActtag